The following coding sequences lie in one Changpingibacter yushuensis genomic window:
- a CDS encoding IS3 family transposase, which yields MARDFQADEPNRLWLTDVTEFAGPDAKVYLSPMIDCCDGKVVAWQTSRRADKVMTQSMLEAAIASLPADRHDALREAKEAVPLIIHSDRGGHYRTAEWIETTKAGRVTRSMGKKGCSPDNAACEGFFGRMKTEMLYGRTWTCTAQLEMAINDYLIFYNTNRLKTSLRGTIQENRDKIEKPQPSRKQS from the coding sequence GTGGCACGTGATTTTCAAGCTGATGAGCCTAACAGATTGTGGCTCACCGATGTCACTGAGTTCGCCGGTCCGGATGCCAAGGTCTATCTCAGCCCGATGATTGATTGCTGTGATGGGAAAGTCGTGGCGTGGCAGACGAGTCGACGTGCGGACAAGGTGATGACACAGTCGATGCTCGAAGCAGCGATTGCCAGTCTGCCTGCTGACCGGCACGATGCTCTGCGTGAGGCTAAGGAGGCTGTGCCTCTCATTATCCATAGTGATCGTGGTGGGCATTACCGGACTGCTGAATGGATTGAGACAACGAAAGCTGGTCGGGTTACTCGCTCGATGGGAAAGAAGGGATGCAGTCCCGATAACGCCGCCTGTGAAGGATTCTTCGGGCGCATGAAAACGGAAATGTTGTACGGTCGAACATGGACCTGTACTGCCCAGCTCGAGATGGCAATCAATGATTACCTCATCTTCTACAACACAAACCGCTTGAAAACATCTCTTAGAGGCACCATCCAAGAAAACCGTGACAAAATAGAGAAACCACAACCATCCAGAAAACAGTCCTGA
- a CDS encoding IS3 family transposase, with product MVERELDLVKEDAGVIPGKLSNLNKTCIIDQLRARLPVVMLLEVCGMSASSYQYCRGVLDRPDTYAKLAEQIKKISADSGCTYGSARIWLQLKRLGVSVSEKVVRRLMKQHRIPVFYAHRKRRYSSYERDESGPR from the coding sequence GTGGTCGAACGCGAGCTTGATCTGGTAAAAGAAGACGCGGGCGTCATCCCGGGCAAACTGTCGAACCTGAACAAGACATGCATCATTGACCAGTTACGTGCCCGTCTTCCTGTCGTGATGCTCTTGGAGGTGTGTGGCATGTCGGCCAGTAGCTATCAGTATTGCCGGGGCGTGCTTGATCGTCCTGACACGTATGCCAAGCTTGCTGAGCAGATCAAGAAGATTTCGGCTGATTCGGGCTGTACATACGGTTCTGCGCGGATCTGGCTACAACTCAAGCGACTCGGAGTGAGCGTTTCGGAGAAGGTTGTCCGTCGCTTGATGAAACAGCATCGGATCCCGGTCTTTTATGCTCACCGGAAACGACGCTACTCCAGCTACGAGAGAGACGAGTCCGGCCCCCGATGA
- a CDS encoding transposase — protein MKRQPPRHYPWTVTLAGVQRMNTGQSVKDIAGDLGVGNHMLLYKWMRLWNHDGERGLMTKRDKREADG, from the coding sequence GTGAAGAGGCAGCCTCCTCGCCATTACCCGTGGACTGTCACGCTGGCTGGGGTCCAGCGGATGAATACTGGACAATCGGTCAAAGATATTGCTGGGGATCTGGGCGTTGGTAACCATATGCTGTTGTATAAGTGGATGCGTTTATGGAACCACGATGGTGAGCGAGGCCTGATGACTAAACGTGACAAACGCGAGGCTGATGGGTGA
- a CDS encoding AbaSI family restriction endonuclease translates to MEKLEYLVRTLSRTKRKDYENYVVNAIWNRLADNDIQPVTQKLVAKSSTERYFIDLYFPQLNIGIECNEPSHLGQQSQDEIRQWTIFDVLHQVQPTSGYQQIDIDIADPQGRWLSLADVSGSIDRAVERLRSAVQTQKRSGAFDPWTGVPEDPITYVQSLKELSVADDVRFRTMAEACNALFSDDYRSLQKSYFIPRRLKPVYGDEYHVWFPKAELQGNAVSRGWHNILSADGMTLEEYNDGWDAVDSGDYRDNRIVFIQNIDPILRTRAYQFAGVFKRNGTGNINGLPTKHYERVSTTFPVLPGEAEKK, encoded by the coding sequence ATGGAAAAGCTGGAGTATTTGGTCCGCACACTGTCCAGGACAAAGCGCAAGGACTATGAAAACTATGTCGTCAACGCCATTTGGAACCGCCTTGCTGACAACGACATTCAGCCGGTCACACAGAAGCTCGTGGCCAAGTCCTCTACGGAGCGCTATTTCATTGACCTGTATTTCCCACAGCTCAACATCGGGATTGAATGCAATGAGCCCTCTCATTTAGGCCAACAGAGCCAAGACGAGATTCGCCAGTGGACGATCTTCGATGTCTTGCACCAAGTGCAGCCAACCAGTGGATACCAGCAGATAGACATCGATATCGCTGATCCACAGGGACGCTGGCTCAGCCTAGCCGACGTTTCTGGTTCCATCGATCGCGCAGTAGAACGCCTGAGAAGCGCCGTGCAGACTCAGAAGCGCAGCGGAGCTTTCGATCCTTGGACGGGTGTCCCGGAGGACCCGATTACCTATGTGCAGTCCCTAAAGGAGTTGTCTGTTGCAGACGACGTGCGGTTCAGGACTATGGCAGAGGCGTGCAACGCCCTCTTCAGCGATGACTACAGAAGTCTCCAGAAATCCTATTTCATCCCCAGAAGACTAAAGCCGGTGTATGGCGACGAATACCATGTCTGGTTCCCGAAAGCAGAGCTTCAAGGAAATGCCGTGTCGCGCGGCTGGCACAACATCCTCTCAGCTGACGGAATGACGCTCGAGGAGTATAACGATGGGTGGGATGCAGTCGATAGTGGCGACTACCGAGATAACCGCATTGTCTTTATCCAGAACATCGATCCCATACTCAGAACCAGAGCGTATCAGTTTGCTGGAGTGTTCAAGCGGAACGGAACGGGAAATATCAACGGCTTGCCTACCAAGCACTATGAACGAGTCAGCACAACGTTCCCCGTGCTGCCCGGTGAAGCAGAGAAGAAGTAG
- a CDS encoding ribbon-helix-helix protein, CopG family, whose amino-acid sequence MSGQEMIDGIPVSKEQIEAWANEAEAGYDIAALKKRGRGRPGRGAEPSQVIALRLTTDEIASLDARASREGKSRSEVIREALALARKSTPLH is encoded by the coding sequence ATGAGCGGACAAGAGATGATCGATGGGATTCCGGTCTCTAAGGAGCAGATCGAAGCGTGGGCCAACGAGGCCGAGGCGGGATATGACATTGCGGCGTTGAAGAAGCGTGGGCGTGGGCGTCCGGGGCGTGGCGCAGAACCGTCGCAAGTCATCGCATTACGCCTCACTACGGATGAGATCGCTTCCCTGGATGCTCGAGCGAGCCGGGAGGGAAAGTCTCGCTCTGAAGTGATCCGAGAAGCCTTGGCCTTAGCACGAAAGTCCACCCCTCTGCATTGA
- a CDS encoding DUF1540 domain-containing protein, whose translation MTTQTLVASCTTTACSYNNGGCTALAITVAGTADQATCGTFIALDARGGIPTAQGHVGACQRLECVHNNDLLCTAGEIGIAGDQAMCTKFEVR comes from the coding sequence ATGACTACTCAGACTCTTGTTGCGTCGTGTACCACAACCGCTTGCTCGTACAACAACGGCGGTTGCACAGCGCTCGCGATCACTGTTGCAGGAACTGCCGATCAGGCAACCTGTGGCACATTCATCGCTCTCGATGCCCGCGGCGGCATCCCAACCGCACAAGGCCATGTTGGCGCATGCCAGCGCCTTGAATGCGTACACAACAATGACCTCCTGTGCACGGCGGGGGAGATCGGCATCGCCGGTGACCAAGCTATGTGCACAAAGTTTGAAGTTCGCTGA
- a CDS encoding NADH:flavin oxidoreductase/NADH oxidase: MGTQHLFSPLTIASPSGPGLTLRNRLIVAPMCQYSVDDLGGVPTDWHLQHLGSMAAGGFGMVVTEATGVEPRARISPRDLGLYTDEQQDAHARIVSFIHAQGAASAIQLGHAGAKASTYPGLPGLPEGTVPPQEGGWIPRGATTEPVRDGYDAPEALDGGGIAAVVRAFAEAAARADAAGYDAVQIHAAHGYLLHQFLSPLTNTRTDEYGGSEENRTRLTREVVAAVRAVWPDEKPLGIRFSAVDWTPGGWGIESMIRLARTLVSDYGVTWIDASTGGLDKSEFIEVGPGYQVRFAAALREALEGTNATVSAVGLIEDAFQAETILASGQADAISIGRAALRNPHWAAQAAARLGVASEENPRSIPLWRARW; this comes from the coding sequence ATGGGAACGCAGCACTTGTTTTCACCTCTCACCATTGCAAGTCCATCGGGTCCGGGGCTAACTCTGCGAAACCGACTTATTGTTGCCCCCATGTGCCAGTACAGTGTTGACGATCTCGGTGGAGTGCCCACGGACTGGCATCTGCAGCACCTCGGCTCGATGGCAGCTGGGGGCTTTGGCATGGTGGTCACTGAAGCCACAGGCGTGGAGCCGCGGGCCAGGATCTCCCCACGTGACCTAGGCCTCTACACTGACGAACAACAAGACGCCCATGCCCGGATCGTGTCATTCATCCATGCTCAGGGTGCTGCGTCCGCCATCCAGCTCGGCCACGCTGGCGCTAAGGCTTCAACCTACCCGGGACTTCCAGGGCTGCCAGAGGGAACCGTTCCGCCGCAGGAGGGTGGCTGGATACCGCGTGGTGCAACGACGGAACCAGTGCGCGACGGATATGACGCACCGGAAGCTCTGGATGGGGGTGGGATTGCTGCGGTGGTGCGCGCGTTCGCGGAGGCGGCGGCCCGGGCAGATGCGGCTGGATATGATGCAGTCCAGATTCATGCAGCGCACGGGTATCTCCTGCACCAGTTCCTCTCACCGTTGACGAATACGCGCACAGATGAGTATGGCGGAAGCGAAGAGAATCGCACACGTTTGACCCGCGAAGTCGTTGCTGCTGTCAGAGCGGTATGGCCTGATGAAAAGCCCCTCGGAATTCGATTCAGCGCGGTGGATTGGACACCCGGTGGCTGGGGTATCGAGTCGATGATCCGCCTTGCACGTACCCTAGTCAGTGACTACGGCGTGACATGGATCGATGCATCTACGGGCGGTCTGGATAAGTCAGAGTTCATCGAGGTTGGCCCTGGATACCAAGTCCGATTTGCGGCTGCGCTCCGTGAAGCGCTTGAAGGCACGAACGCAACGGTCAGCGCGGTTGGCCTTATTGAAGATGCATTCCAAGCGGAGACCATCCTGGCCTCCGGCCAAGCGGACGCTATCTCCATTGGGCGGGCGGCCCTGCGTAATCCCCATTGGGCTGCTCAGGCGGCCGCTCGGCTGGGCGTTGCGAGTGAAGAGAATCCGCGATCCATACCGTTGTGGCGCGCCCGTTGGTAA
- a CDS encoding MarR family winged helix-turn-helix transcriptional regulator — translation MISPYDRAILAMGGGMTVSEKPEFARSGVEGRAALAQRWCVLQVVHDRISAHIERALQPAFGISVREFSMLKVLNGQHNGTGGHLQMKQLAAAVALSQSATTRLVDRLEGRGLLTRYICSTDRRGIYTDVTAEGRAVLERAQPVNDAALEEALDMIGAEEDLAPIVEALRGEVSQ, via the coding sequence ATGATAAGTCCATATGACCGCGCAATACTAGCGATGGGAGGCGGCATGACTGTCTCAGAAAAGCCTGAGTTCGCGCGCTCCGGAGTTGAGGGTCGGGCGGCCTTAGCGCAGCGGTGGTGTGTGCTTCAGGTTGTCCATGATCGCATCAGCGCGCATATTGAGCGTGCGCTCCAACCCGCCTTCGGCATCAGCGTGCGCGAGTTTTCAATGCTGAAGGTCCTCAATGGTCAACACAATGGAACGGGTGGTCACCTTCAGATGAAGCAGCTCGCTGCTGCCGTGGCCCTGAGCCAATCGGCAACCACGCGGCTTGTTGATCGTCTGGAGGGGAGGGGGTTGTTAACCCGATACATCTGCTCCACTGATCGCCGAGGAATCTACACCGATGTGACGGCCGAAGGTCGGGCCGTTTTGGAGAGGGCCCAGCCAGTCAACGATGCTGCACTCGAGGAGGCACTTGACATGATCGGCGCGGAGGAGGACTTGGCTCCAATCGTGGAGGCTTTGCGTGGCGAGGTGTCCCAGTAG
- a CDS encoding iron-siderophore ABC transporter substrate-binding protein, with protein MKRALVISMSIAATMAVTACSTSSDDSSASSSDASSATSSDQFPVTIDHVFGTTTIESKPERVATVGWGGQDVALALGVAPVGVDDQTWSMDGSDGLGVYDWTSDAYEALGADSPVVFDTTDGVDFEAIADTQPDVILGVYSGLSADDYATLSEIAPTVAYPEVAWYTPWRDSITINAAALGLASEGQELVEDLDKQIADATADSNFAGKTAAFFYMSAADLSTISVYAVDDSRTAFLGDLGFDFPSAATEASAGGEFYADISAENADKLADVDVIVTYGDDDLLPALQADPLWNTLPAVQNGAVVTVGSGDALSGAVTPTALSIPWMLDTYVGLLDDAVAKSE; from the coding sequence ATGAAACGCGCACTTGTCATTTCCATGTCAATAGCGGCCACAATGGCTGTGACCGCCTGCAGCACTTCCTCGGACGATTCGTCCGCGAGCAGTTCGGACGCATCCTCAGCCACCTCATCTGATCAGTTCCCGGTCACGATTGACCACGTCTTTGGAACCACCACCATCGAGTCGAAACCAGAGCGGGTTGCCACCGTGGGGTGGGGCGGCCAAGATGTGGCGCTTGCACTGGGCGTGGCTCCAGTTGGCGTGGACGATCAGACATGGTCGATGGACGGCTCGGATGGACTCGGAGTCTACGATTGGACGTCTGATGCCTACGAGGCGCTGGGTGCCGATTCACCAGTGGTTTTCGATACCACCGACGGGGTGGACTTTGAGGCTATCGCCGATACACAGCCAGACGTCATTTTGGGTGTCTACTCCGGCCTGTCAGCTGACGACTACGCCACCTTGAGCGAGATCGCGCCAACCGTCGCGTACCCAGAAGTTGCGTGGTACACCCCATGGCGCGATTCGATCACTATCAATGCTGCAGCACTTGGTTTGGCTAGCGAGGGTCAGGAGCTGGTGGAAGATCTAGACAAACAGATCGCTGACGCCACTGCGGACTCCAACTTCGCAGGCAAGACCGCCGCATTCTTCTACATGAGCGCCGCTGACCTTTCCACCATCTCCGTTTACGCAGTGGATGACTCGCGCACGGCATTCCTGGGAGACCTCGGCTTTGACTTCCCATCGGCAGCAACTGAAGCGAGCGCCGGTGGCGAGTTCTATGCTGACATTTCAGCAGAGAACGCTGACAAGCTTGCCGACGTCGACGTTATTGTCACGTATGGCGACGACGACCTGTTGCCGGCCCTTCAAGCTGACCCGCTGTGGAACACACTTCCAGCGGTCCAGAATGGCGCCGTAGTAACGGTTGGCTCTGGTGATGCACTGAGTGGTGCTGTCACCCCAACTGCGCTTTCCATCCCGTGGATGCTTGACACGTACGTTGGGCTGCTAGACGATGCGGTCGCGAAGTCCGAATGA
- a CDS encoding FecCD family ABC transporter permease: MTVVSDTRRHARGSQTGARRRAAVVGLLVGLVVAVTLSLAYGSRSVSLHEISDGLGMWVRGQTAQDIGAIAVQQRIPRTVLALIAGGALGLSGALMQAVTRNPVADPGILGVNTGAALFVVCGIAFFGINSTYEYLALALIGGSIVAVFVYVVGSIGPGGSTPIKLALAGAATTAALSSLVSAVLLPRVAAMNEFRFWQVGGVAGANWSSIAIVSPLLGVAAIVAFACGPSLNALGMGDEVATGLGVKVGRARIVASAAGVALCAAVTAVAGPIAFVGLMVPHLIRLLFGPDQRWLLPLSAMGGAILLTVSDTIGRLIGYPGEVEAGIVTAFVGAPVLIIVARRTKMKSL, translated from the coding sequence ATGACAGTCGTATCTGACACACGCCGCCACGCACGAGGTTCTCAAACCGGTGCGCGGCGGCGTGCCGCAGTCGTTGGCCTCCTTGTGGGGCTTGTTGTTGCGGTGACACTCTCGCTGGCATATGGGTCGCGTTCCGTCTCATTGCACGAGATCTCCGATGGTCTTGGGATGTGGGTGCGTGGCCAGACGGCGCAAGATATTGGTGCAATTGCGGTTCAACAACGCATTCCGCGCACGGTGCTGGCTCTCATTGCAGGTGGCGCGCTCGGACTCTCAGGTGCGCTCATGCAAGCCGTGACTCGTAACCCTGTTGCAGACCCAGGGATTCTGGGAGTCAACACGGGCGCTGCCCTGTTTGTGGTGTGCGGTATTGCCTTCTTCGGAATCAACTCCACATATGAGTATCTGGCACTTGCGCTGATCGGTGGCAGTATTGTGGCGGTCTTTGTATATGTGGTGGGCTCGATCGGCCCTGGTGGGTCTACGCCCATCAAACTAGCGTTAGCTGGAGCGGCCACAACCGCGGCACTCTCTTCTCTTGTAAGCGCAGTACTGCTCCCTCGCGTTGCCGCGATGAACGAGTTCCGATTCTGGCAAGTGGGCGGAGTAGCTGGTGCCAATTGGAGCTCCATCGCAATCGTTTCGCCGCTGCTAGGCGTTGCCGCCATCGTGGCCTTCGCATGCGGCCCTTCGCTCAACGCGCTTGGTATGGGTGACGAGGTAGCTACTGGGCTGGGTGTAAAAGTGGGCCGTGCACGAATCGTAGCCTCAGCTGCCGGAGTTGCCTTGTGTGCTGCAGTCACGGCCGTCGCAGGCCCCATCGCTTTTGTGGGCCTGATGGTTCCGCATCTCATTCGCCTCCTGTTTGGTCCTGATCAGCGTTGGCTCCTACCTCTTTCAGCAATGGGCGGCGCAATACTGTTGACCGTCTCCGATACCATTGGGCGCCTTATCGGCTACCCGGGCGAAGTCGAAGCGGGAATCGTGACCGCGTTCGTTGGTGCTCCGGTGCTGATCATCGTCGCGCGCCGCACCAAGATGAAGTCTTTGTGA
- a CDS encoding FecCD family ABC transporter permease, with amino-acid sequence MTQFRPAPSATDQTALESAVRLVKSGRAHRNRRRAIAIVVLAGVLLVLMAAMLMLGNTIYPVGDVVAVIRGENVPGASFTVGTLRIPRMITGVLAGMAFGVAGTTFQTMLRNPLASPDVIGITSGASAAAVLCLVVLHWSAGATTATALVAGIAVAAVIYGAARGEDFTGGRLILIGIGVGAMLDAVVSYLIQRAAEWDVAVAMRWLTGSLNGSRWENIWPLALVVACVIPLVVFLSRELNALELGDAAAAALGVRVDRARILLIIAAVALACFATATTGPIAFVSFLAGPIAALIVGPGTSLIVPAALTGAVLVLAADLIGQFAFDTSFPVGVITGILGSPYLLYLLIRSNRAGGFS; translated from the coding sequence GTGACCCAATTCCGCCCTGCGCCTTCCGCCACAGACCAAACGGCGCTCGAATCGGCTGTTCGCCTCGTCAAGAGTGGGCGCGCGCACCGCAACCGGCGCCGTGCCATCGCAATTGTGGTGCTCGCGGGGGTTCTCCTTGTTCTTATGGCCGCGATGCTCATGCTCGGCAACACGATCTATCCGGTGGGCGACGTCGTTGCCGTCATCCGTGGCGAAAACGTGCCAGGTGCGTCGTTCACGGTTGGTACGCTGCGTATTCCTCGGATGATTACCGGGGTCCTTGCCGGTATGGCTTTTGGTGTGGCGGGCACAACCTTCCAGACCATGCTGCGCAACCCACTTGCTAGCCCAGACGTCATTGGCATCACCTCGGGTGCCAGCGCTGCGGCCGTCCTGTGCCTCGTGGTATTGCACTGGAGTGCCGGAGCCACCACCGCAACCGCGCTGGTGGCCGGAATCGCGGTCGCCGCAGTCATTTACGGCGCCGCCCGCGGCGAAGACTTCACTGGCGGCCGGCTGATTCTCATTGGAATCGGCGTGGGTGCGATGCTCGATGCGGTGGTCTCCTACCTTATCCAGCGTGCTGCCGAATGGGATGTTGCCGTAGCGATGCGCTGGCTGACCGGCAGCCTCAATGGATCGCGTTGGGAGAACATCTGGCCGCTCGCCTTGGTGGTGGCATGCGTTATTCCACTGGTGGTGTTCCTCTCCCGGGAGCTCAACGCACTCGAGCTAGGGGACGCGGCTGCCGCAGCGTTAGGTGTGCGAGTAGACCGGGCACGCATTCTTCTGATCATCGCTGCTGTGGCGCTGGCATGCTTTGCAACCGCCACTACGGGACCGATTGCGTTTGTTTCCTTTTTGGCTGGGCCAATCGCGGCCCTCATCGTTGGGCCTGGGACAAGTCTGATTGTTCCGGCAGCCTTGACGGGTGCGGTACTCGTATTGGCGGCCGACCTTATCGGCCAGTTCGCCTTTGATACATCCTTCCCTGTTGGCGTGATCACGGGAATTCTTGGTTCGCCATATCTTCTCTATTTGCTTATTCGTTCTAACCGCGCAGGAGGTTTCTCGTGA
- a CDS encoding ABC transporter ATP-binding protein yields the protein MSTQPTFETRDLVSGYGGTPIVKGVGLTVPSGKISVIIGANACGKSTLLKTMARLIAPQSGSVILDGQSVGSIPTKELARSLGLLPQSPIAPEGIVVADLVGRGRHPHQRMFRTWSSADDVAVAEALSATGIADLADRAVDELSGGQRQRVWIAMALAQQTGVLLLDEPTTFLDLARQIEVLDLLADLNENKGTTIVMVLHDMNMAARYGDHIFAMADGELVASGSPAEVMTTDLIEQVFDLDSMVVTDPVSGAPMVLPRGRHHAQVADVSDVLLAHTALR from the coding sequence GTGAGCACCCAACCCACTTTTGAAACACGTGATCTGGTTTCTGGCTACGGCGGCACACCCATCGTCAAGGGTGTGGGACTGACCGTTCCCAGCGGAAAGATCAGCGTGATCATCGGCGCGAACGCCTGTGGAAAGTCCACCCTCTTGAAAACGATGGCTCGCCTTATCGCACCGCAATCGGGCAGCGTGATTCTGGATGGCCAGTCGGTCGGTTCGATTCCCACCAAGGAGCTGGCGCGTTCATTGGGACTTCTACCGCAATCTCCAATTGCGCCTGAAGGTATCGTTGTTGCAGACCTCGTTGGGCGCGGGCGCCATCCCCATCAACGTATGTTCCGTACGTGGTCTTCTGCCGACGACGTCGCCGTCGCCGAAGCTCTTTCTGCCACCGGTATTGCTGACTTGGCCGATCGCGCTGTGGACGAACTATCGGGCGGTCAGCGCCAACGAGTCTGGATTGCGATGGCACTAGCCCAACAAACGGGAGTGCTCTTGTTGGATGAACCAACCACATTCTTGGACCTCGCGCGCCAGATAGAAGTACTCGATCTGCTGGCCGACCTCAACGAGAATAAGGGAACCACGATCGTCATGGTGCTTCATGACATGAATATGGCGGCCCGCTACGGCGATCACATTTTTGCTATGGCAGACGGAGAGTTGGTTGCGAGCGGAAGCCCTGCCGAGGTGATGACTACCGATCTCATTGAGCAAGTCTTTGACCTCGACTCAATGGTTGTGACCGATCCGGTTTCGGGTGCGCCCATGGTGTTGCCTCGCGGCAGGCACCATGCTCAGGTGGCAGACGTCAGTGATGTCCTGCTCGCGCACACGGCGCTGCGCTGA
- a CDS encoding siderophore-interacting protein yields the protein MARKPEQMRFFRAHVTRICDVTPSFRRFTFSSDDLDQYGDPGFDERIKIVFPSSTASIDAMPTEGDWYTTWREMNDQDRPPFRTYTTRYVRPSVREVDIDMVVHQPAGPAAEWIRRARVGDELLLLAPTIAFEGVQYGIDFVPPARTEKYLLAGDETAAPAVSAILEQLPADATGTVVLEVPVEGDLTYLPSHPGFDVRVGARASEADRNSFLVSEVKKAAAQLAPEGTGADVEEIDVDKDLLWEVPRTAKGGAALKSTVLYAWLAGEASAIKKLRRFLVSELGVDRRAVAFMGYWRLGKPEM from the coding sequence ATGGCACGCAAGCCTGAACAAATGCGCTTCTTCCGCGCACACGTGACTCGCATCTGCGACGTCACGCCTAGCTTCCGCAGGTTCACCTTCAGTAGTGATGATTTGGACCAGTACGGCGATCCAGGATTCGACGAACGCATCAAGATTGTGTTCCCGAGTTCGACCGCAAGCATTGATGCCATGCCTACTGAGGGTGACTGGTACACCACGTGGCGGGAGATGAACGACCAAGATCGCCCTCCTTTTCGCACGTACACCACGCGGTACGTACGGCCCTCGGTGCGCGAGGTGGATATCGACATGGTGGTCCACCAGCCCGCAGGCCCGGCCGCCGAATGGATTCGCCGTGCGCGCGTGGGGGATGAGCTGCTGCTTCTAGCACCAACCATTGCTTTTGAGGGAGTCCAGTACGGGATCGACTTTGTGCCTCCGGCTCGTACGGAGAAGTACCTACTAGCGGGAGATGAAACAGCCGCGCCGGCAGTTTCGGCGATCCTCGAGCAGCTGCCAGCAGATGCCACCGGTACCGTGGTACTTGAGGTTCCGGTGGAAGGCGATCTGACATACCTACCCTCCCACCCGGGCTTCGATGTTCGAGTGGGCGCTCGCGCAAGCGAAGCCGACCGCAACTCATTCCTTGTTTCCGAAGTGAAGAAGGCGGCCGCCCAGCTAGCGCCGGAAGGGACTGGCGCTGACGTCGAGGAGATCGACGTCGATAAAGACCTCCTGTGGGAGGTTCCGCGCACTGCAAAAGGCGGAGCGGCCCTGAAGAGCACCGTTCTCTACGCATGGTTGGCCGGCGAAGCAAGTGCGATCAAGAAGCTGCGCCGATTCCTCGTGAGTGAGCTCGGTGTGGACCGCCGGGCAGTGGCCTTCATGGGTTATTGGAGGCTTGGCAAGCCGGAGATGTGA